One region of Desertifilum tharense IPPAS B-1220 genomic DNA includes:
- a CDS encoding circadian clock protein KaiA, with translation MRSSLSICTLIPSEALAQSLQQSLTGDRYSLALLRTEPDFWQFLEKEKQHIDCLIVEKRSNMPAFLERLRTSAALLPMVILAPNSDVYARSDSAAPSQDYELRSTLEVNESDTASNKMNSSIVELSQDKLDRISLVIEQAITAFLKLSTAKELIAQPASHSPIEELTTENSLKMQQRRLAEKLKERLGYLGVYYKRDPKNFLRHLPADQKQELLKSLKQDYREIVLSYFADTGNLNQKIDEFVNTAFFTDISVSQIVEIHMELMDDFSKQLKLEGRSEEILLDYRLTLIDIIAHLCEMYRRSIPRES, from the coding sequence TTGCGTTCTTCTCTCTCGATCTGCACGTTGATCCCCTCGGAAGCACTCGCTCAGTCTCTTCAACAGAGTTTAACGGGCGATCGATATTCGCTGGCTTTGCTGAGAACCGAACCTGACTTTTGGCAGTTCTTAGAGAAAGAAAAGCAGCATATTGATTGTTTGATCGTTGAAAAAAGGTCAAATATGCCTGCTTTCTTAGAACGCCTTCGGACTTCAGCCGCCTTGCTGCCGATGGTGATCCTAGCACCCAACAGTGACGTTTATGCTCGCTCTGATTCAGCCGCCCCCTCTCAGGATTATGAACTCCGTTCAACTTTAGAAGTCAATGAATCTGACACTGCTAGCAACAAAATGAATAGCAGTATTGTGGAATTATCCCAAGATAAGTTAGACCGCATTTCTTTAGTAATCGAACAGGCAATTACTGCATTTCTGAAGCTCTCGACAGCGAAAGAATTAATTGCTCAACCTGCATCCCATAGTCCCATTGAGGAACTCACAACAGAAAACTCCTTGAAAATGCAGCAACGGCGGTTAGCTGAGAAACTCAAGGAGCGATTAGGGTATTTAGGCGTGTATTACAAACGAGACCCCAAAAATTTCCTCCGCCACTTGCCCGCAGACCAAAAGCAAGAGTTGTTAAAAAGCTTAAAACAAGATTATCGCGAGATAGTTTTAAGCTACTTTGCGGATACAGGAAACTTAAATCAAAAAATTGATGAGTTTGTGAATACGGCATTTTTCACAGATATCTCTGTTTCGCAGATTGTCGAAATTCACATGGAACTGATGGATGATTTCTCTAAGCAACTCAAGCTAGAAGGGCGTTCGGAAGAAATTTTACTTGACTATCGCTTGACTTTAATTGATATAATAGCTCACTTGTGTGAAATGTATCGACGCTCGATTCCTAGAGAGTCTTAA
- a CDS encoding histidine kinase dimerization/phospho-acceptor domain-containing protein: MNIIPLKTFMTQVPVCIQNTPLNAAIERFCDRESQKVVIINERSQPVGLLNLADLLPYLGSFSSLLSQRLEPSLNLHQSLSELNFPLIEPIATLPGELSLHQFWSSLQNPSPSPSQPDGTRGDRFSKSEYALVDNQGTYLGLLDRTRLLRYLVQHNPHLLLRSAPLPRNLPSAPPWVPSLPRAWQELIDCLPIPILLASHSGQILAGNAAWRNSVKLFPYLDTAKADALNFLAKIPSLQYPSTETSPGRSPTPFQVEQWQFVKMALPDTLMNLELNAGLQTLADATSTSAAESYKLLTHLKATQPLADAPLGVETLPPPPKTHLWLVMATQLTTLQNSVQTLSVKNAELAALNRQKEEFLAAISHELKTPLTALLGLSNLLCRDRQQPLSPRQAQYAQLIHQSGRQMMTIVNDLVDLSRLETRQMELLPERVDIRAVCDRAIHQLQQSLEYSQAEKRSLADQLDVEIAPNLIPPFADELRLRQMLMNLLTNAVRLTQPSDRIGLRVAPIGSWVEFTVWDSGAGIRLSEQVQLLKRFQRLESPFDPHLASTGLELILSQQLAQLHGGDLSFISLEDRGSQFSLLLPQPAEEQPLEDAAIAKFALLVEINPQRIQTLTTALQELGYWCLVARSDAEAIEKARRFQPQAILLNLTYAQPYITAELLEQLKNDPQTCNLRTLILGQVTEPLMLTLVDDFLSFPIEHQALVQKLRPSLPTPPMLSPQKSSPHLTILYLSPVDPHLDAKSDRALKKSELDEALTGDFSAIPHCDRRIVEVDDLDQAELLTRIWKPNVLLLNDAGLANPLDYLQQLSQHPALASLPIVTLTQETTQAANQVSDLSVFPCLISPDSQSISSTLLQVMQVAAEFAQSERR; this comes from the coding sequence ATGAATATTATCCCTCTCAAAACCTTTATGACTCAAGTGCCGGTCTGCATTCAGAACACTCCCTTGAATGCAGCCATTGAGCGCTTTTGCGATCGCGAGAGCCAAAAGGTAGTCATTATCAACGAGCGATCGCAGCCAGTCGGTCTGCTGAACTTAGCCGATCTGCTCCCCTATCTCGGCAGTTTCTCCTCCCTTTTGTCCCAGCGACTCGAACCATCCCTTAACTTACACCAGAGTTTGTCAGAACTCAACTTTCCCCTGATTGAGCCAATTGCGACGCTTCCAGGGGAACTGAGCCTGCATCAATTTTGGTCATCTTTACAAAATCCTTCCCCCTCGCCCAGCCAACCCGACGGGACAAGAGGCGATCGCTTCTCCAAGAGCGAGTATGCTTTAGTCGATAACCAGGGAACCTACCTCGGTTTGCTCGATCGCACGCGCCTGTTAAGATATCTCGTCCAACATAACCCCCACCTACTACTCCGCAGCGCCCCTTTACCCAGAAATCTGCCCTCCGCGCCCCCCTGGGTGCCCTCCCTACCCCGCGCTTGGCAAGAACTGATAGACTGCTTGCCAATCCCCATTTTGCTAGCGAGCCATAGCGGTCAGATTCTCGCGGGTAATGCAGCTTGGCGCAACAGCGTCAAACTCTTTCCCTACCTGGATACCGCCAAAGCAGACGCGCTGAACTTTTTGGCAAAGATCCCGTCCCTCCAATATCCCTCAACCGAAACCTCGCCGGGGCGATCGCCAACCCCCTTCCAAGTCGAACAGTGGCAGTTCGTCAAAATGGCCCTCCCGGATACGCTCATGAACCTAGAGCTAAACGCCGGTTTGCAAACCCTAGCCGATGCCACCTCCACCTCTGCGGCAGAAAGCTACAAACTGCTAACCCACCTGAAAGCGACTCAACCGCTAGCAGACGCACCTTTGGGCGTAGAAACCCTACCCCCACCCCCCAAGACGCACCTGTGGCTGGTGATGGCTACTCAACTGACCACCCTGCAAAATAGCGTGCAAACATTAAGCGTCAAAAATGCCGAACTTGCCGCCCTCAACCGCCAGAAAGAGGAATTTTTAGCCGCCATCAGTCACGAACTCAAAACTCCCCTCACAGCCTTATTAGGACTCTCCAACCTGCTTTGTCGCGATCGCCAACAGCCCTTAAGCCCGCGTCAGGCTCAATACGCCCAACTGATCCATCAAAGCGGACGCCAGATGATGACAATTGTCAATGATTTGGTAGACCTCAGCCGCCTGGAAACCCGGCAAATGGAACTGTTGCCCGAACGAGTTGATATCCGAGCCGTTTGCGATCGCGCGATCCATCAACTCCAGCAATCTCTCGAATATAGCCAAGCCGAGAAGCGTTCCCTCGCCGACCAACTTGACGTTGAAATTGCCCCCAACCTTATCCCCCCATTCGCTGATGAACTGCGCCTGCGGCAGATGCTCATGAATCTGCTCACCAACGCGGTACGCCTCACCCAACCTTCCGACCGGATCGGGTTGCGGGTTGCCCCCATCGGGTCTTGGGTCGAATTCACCGTTTGGGATAGCGGTGCAGGTATCCGCCTTTCGGAACAGGTACAACTCCTCAAACGCTTTCAACGCTTAGAAAGTCCGTTCGATCCGCACCTCGCCAGCACGGGTTTAGAGTTGATTTTGTCCCAACAACTGGCCCAACTCCACGGCGGAGATTTATCCTTTATTTCCCTCGAAGATCGAGGCAGTCAATTTAGCCTGCTGCTGCCCCAACCCGCAGAGGAACAGCCCCTAGAAGATGCTGCAATCGCTAAGTTTGCACTTTTAGTTGAAATCAACCCCCAGCGCATTCAAACCCTGACTACGGCTTTACAAGAGCTAGGATATTGGTGCTTAGTCGCGCGTTCTGATGCAGAAGCGATTGAGAAAGCGCGACGCTTTCAACCCCAAGCGATCTTGCTCAATTTGACCTATGCCCAGCCGTATATTACCGCCGAACTGCTAGAACAACTTAAAAACGATCCCCAAACCTGCAATCTGCGAACTTTGATTTTAGGTCAAGTCACAGAGCCGTTGATGCTAACCTTAGTTGATGATTTTTTGAGTTTTCCGATTGAGCATCAAGCTTTGGTGCAAAAACTGCGACCTTCTCTTCCAACCCCTCCTATGCTCTCGCCTCAAAAATCCTCGCCGCACCTCACCATCTTGTACCTTAGCCCAGTCGATCCTCATTTAGACGCCAAGAGCGATCGCGCCCTCAAAAAAAGCGAGTTAGATGAAGCCCTCACGGGTGATTTTAGTGCGATTCCCCACTGCGATCGCCGGATTGTAGAAGTAGACGATCTCGATCAAGCGGAATTGCTGACGCGGATCTGGAAACCCAACGTCTTATTGCTCAACGATGCCGGGTTAGCCAATCCTCTAGACTACTTGCAGCAGTTGAGCCAACACCCCGCCCTCGCCAGTTTACCCATCGTCACGCTAACGCAAGAAACCACCCAAGCTGCCAATCAAGTCTCCGATTTATCAGTCTTTCCCTGTTTAATTTCTCCCGATTCTCAATCGATTTCTTCCACGCTATTACAGGTGATGCAAGTTGCGGCGGAATTTGCCCAAAGCGAACGGCGTTAG
- the kaiC gene encoding circadian clock protein KaiC gives MDKFNQTEQIEEVVPTGVKKIRTMIEGFDDISHGGLPVGRSTLVSGTSGTGKTLLAVQFLYNGITQFDEPGVFVTFEESPTDIIKNAYSFGWDLQRLVNQGKLFILDASPDPEGQDIVGSFDLSALIERLQYAIRKYKARRVSVDSVTAVFQQYDAVSVVRREIFRLVARLKQVGVTTIMTTEREAEYGPVARFGVEEFVSDNVVIVRNVLEGERRRRTIEILKLRGTTHMKGEYPFTITNEGINIFPLGAMRLTQRSSNVRVSSGVKTLDEMCGGGFFKDSIILATGATGTGKTLLVSKFLQDGCQSGDRTILFAYEESRAQLFRNAYSWGIDFEDLESQGLLKILCAYPESAGLEDHLQIIKSEINEFKPSRIAIDSLSALARGVSNNAFRQFVIGVTGYAKQEEITGFFTNTTDQFMGSHSITDSHISTITDTILMLQYVEIRGEMSRAINVFKMRGSWHDKGIREYTISENGAEIRDSFRNYERIISGSPSRIAVDEKSELSRIVRGVQDRDEQ, from the coding sequence ATGGATAAATTTAATCAAACTGAACAGATAGAAGAAGTCGTCCCGACAGGCGTCAAGAAAATCCGTACCATGATTGAGGGATTTGACGATATCAGTCATGGCGGACTTCCGGTTGGACGCAGTACCTTAGTCAGCGGGACCTCTGGAACGGGTAAAACCCTGTTAGCCGTACAGTTTCTCTACAATGGCATTACCCAGTTCGATGAACCTGGGGTTTTCGTGACCTTTGAAGAGTCTCCCACGGATATTATTAAAAATGCCTATAGTTTTGGTTGGGATCTTCAGCGTTTAGTCAATCAAGGTAAGCTGTTTATTCTCGATGCGTCTCCCGATCCCGAAGGTCAGGATATTGTCGGTAGCTTTGACCTGTCGGCCTTGATTGAGCGCTTGCAGTATGCCATTCGCAAGTATAAAGCCAGACGCGTCTCAGTAGACTCAGTAACGGCCGTATTTCAACAATACGACGCCGTTTCAGTGGTGCGTCGCGAGATTTTCCGCTTGGTGGCCCGTCTCAAACAAGTGGGCGTGACCACCATTATGACGACGGAACGGGAGGCGGAGTACGGCCCGGTGGCGCGGTTTGGGGTAGAAGAGTTTGTCTCCGATAACGTGGTGATCGTTCGCAACGTCCTAGAAGGGGAACGGCGACGGCGAACCATTGAGATTCTCAAACTCCGGGGGACGACCCACATGAAAGGGGAATATCCCTTTACGATTACCAACGAAGGGATTAATATCTTCCCCTTGGGCGCAATGCGACTGACTCAACGTTCGTCCAATGTGCGGGTGTCGTCTGGCGTGAAAACCCTTGATGAAATGTGCGGGGGTGGCTTCTTTAAAGATTCGATTATTTTGGCGACCGGCGCAACCGGAACGGGGAAAACGCTGTTGGTCAGCAAGTTTTTGCAAGATGGGTGTCAAAGTGGCGATCGCACTATCTTGTTCGCCTACGAGGAATCTCGCGCCCAACTGTTCCGCAATGCTTACTCCTGGGGGATTGACTTTGAGGATCTAGAAAGTCAAGGATTGCTTAAGATCCTTTGCGCCTACCCAGAATCCGCAGGACTTGAGGATCACCTCCAGATTATTAAATCAGAAATTAACGAGTTTAAGCCATCCCGAATTGCGATTGACTCTCTATCTGCATTGGCCAGAGGCGTCAGTAATAACGCATTCCGCCAGTTTGTGATTGGGGTGACAGGTTACGCCAAACAAGAGGAAATTACGGGGTTCTTTACCAATACCACCGATCAGTTTATGGGTTCCCATTCCATCACAGACTCGCACATCTCAACGATTACCGATACGATTTTGATGTTGCAGTATGTGGAAATTCGGGGCGAAATGTCGCGGGCGATCAACGTCTTTAAGATGCGCGGTTCGTGGCACGATAAGGGCATTCGCGAATACACCATTAGCGAAAATGGCGCAGAAATTCGCGACTCCTTCCGCAACTACGAACGCATTATTAGCGGTTCGCCTTCCCGAATTGCAGTGGATGAAAAGAGCGAACTCTCCCGCATTGTCAGGGGCGTTCAAGACCGCGACGAGCAGTAA
- a CDS encoding DEAD/DEAH box helicase family protein, which yields MSYNEANTRKELIDRALVQAGWTLEDSNQVGIEIPVDGYNAEPWNGVTDYCLYQPNGEVIAVVEAKRQSRDPRVAQQQVRDYVTGIEKHQSFRPFAFMSNGDKTFFWDVGNEVKRQVAGFFSLRDLQNLLYIRQNKIPLQQLSVNLAIANRTYQQEAIGRVSERFDEGHRRALVVMATGTGKTRTIMALIEVFLRANQARTVLFVADRDALVRQALDDNFKVYLPNEPRDRIRTYNVDYSKRLYVGTLQTLIKCYKKFTPGFFDLVIFDESHRSIYNQFREVVEYFDARIIGLTATPADFIERNTFQVFRCSDGIPTFNYPYRDAVNEGYLVDYSLYQARTRFQREGIRGANLTEEDRNTLIEQGLDPDEIDYEGTELERTVSNKDTLRRQWEEIMEVCHKDESGQYPGKTIVFAVSQNHALRLASLFEEMYPQYPDMVQVITSEMERTDDLIDRFKKEEMPRIAISVDLLDTGVDVPEVVNLVFMKPVHSLIKMQQMIGRGTRSHEACRYLHRLPNGHKDEFLIIDFWENDFEKEPSEETVTQNLPVTVKIFNTRLKLLEHYLNDQQSAACQQVIADLRQQIGQIPRDAFSVQQVYSQVEEAWTDGFWRYLTQRNIDFLRTQVAPLLRFVAGVDVAEATFTNKVERLKLEILTDEAKPGTLESIAEDVSRLPDFVFEDSQRQDSANFCLSHRLRTATPQQLNRVIADLASQMKNRRQRPSSFVEIDLADRIATSGYITLGEGGEQVYVEEYRQRVEGKVLEIVENHPTIAAIRNGEAVTDLQLVALERTLRQELGGGNVQLSESNIRKAFNLKVNSLLAFLRELMEIEALPDYQEVVRRNFEEFIAQRQFNANQIRFLRAVQNVFLKNRRLEVADLYEEPLDRFGEDAVERWFTEEEVDELIEFTGQFAA from the coding sequence ATGTCTTATAACGAAGCGAATACTCGAAAAGAACTAATCGATCGGGCTTTGGTACAAGCAGGATGGACTCTAGAGGATAGCAACCAGGTGGGAATTGAAATCCCAGTGGATGGGTACAATGCCGAACCTTGGAATGGGGTGACAGATTACTGTCTTTATCAGCCCAATGGGGAAGTAATTGCTGTTGTAGAAGCCAAGCGACAAAGCCGCGACCCTAGGGTAGCCCAACAGCAGGTTAGGGATTATGTAACTGGGATTGAGAAGCACCAGAGTTTTCGTCCCTTCGCCTTTATGAGCAATGGGGATAAGACGTTTTTCTGGGATGTAGGGAATGAAGTTAAGCGGCAGGTGGCAGGGTTTTTCTCCCTGAGAGATTTACAGAATTTACTCTACATCCGCCAGAATAAAATCCCGTTGCAACAGTTGAGCGTTAATCTTGCGATCGCAAACCGCACTTACCAACAAGAAGCAATTGGGCGGGTTAGCGAACGGTTTGATGAAGGGCATCGACGGGCGCTGGTGGTGATGGCGACGGGGACGGGGAAAACTCGCACGATTATGGCGCTGATTGAAGTATTCCTGAGAGCGAATCAAGCGCGGACGGTGCTGTTTGTCGCGGACAGGGATGCATTGGTGAGGCAGGCGCTAGACGATAATTTTAAGGTTTATCTGCCGAACGAGCCACGCGATCGCATCCGTACCTACAACGTTGATTACAGCAAGCGGTTGTATGTCGGGACGCTGCAAACGCTGATTAAGTGTTACAAAAAGTTTACCCCTGGCTTCTTTGACCTGGTGATTTTTGATGAGTCTCATCGCTCGATTTACAACCAGTTTCGGGAGGTGGTGGAGTATTTCGATGCGCGGATTATTGGACTAACGGCAACGCCTGCTGATTTTATTGAGCGCAATACGTTCCAGGTTTTTCGCTGTTCTGATGGGATTCCGACGTTTAATTATCCCTATCGAGATGCGGTGAATGAGGGCTATCTGGTCGATTACAGCCTTTATCAAGCACGGACTCGGTTTCAACGGGAGGGGATTCGGGGGGCAAACCTGACCGAAGAAGACCGCAATACGTTGATTGAGCAAGGGTTAGACCCCGATGAGATTGATTACGAGGGGACGGAATTAGAGCGCACGGTTAGCAATAAGGATACCTTGCGGCGACAGTGGGAAGAGATTATGGAGGTTTGCCATAAGGATGAATCGGGGCAGTATCCGGGTAAGACGATTGTATTTGCTGTGAGTCAAAACCACGCCTTACGGTTGGCAAGCCTCTTTGAGGAAATGTATCCTCAGTATCCCGACATGGTGCAGGTGATTACCTCCGAGATGGAACGCACCGATGATTTGATTGACCGCTTTAAGAAGGAAGAGATGCCGCGCATTGCCATTTCTGTGGATTTGCTGGATACGGGGGTGGATGTGCCAGAGGTGGTGAATCTGGTGTTTATGAAGCCTGTCCATTCTCTAATCAAAATGCAGCAGATGATTGGACGGGGTACGCGCAGCCATGAAGCTTGTCGGTATTTGCATCGGCTTCCTAATGGGCATAAGGATGAGTTTCTGATTATCGACTTCTGGGAGAATGACTTTGAGAAGGAACCCAGCGAGGAGACGGTTACTCAAAATCTGCCCGTTACGGTGAAGATTTTTAACACGCGGTTGAAGCTGCTGGAGCATTATCTGAATGACCAGCAATCGGCAGCTTGTCAGCAGGTTATTGCAGATTTACGGCAGCAGATTGGGCAAATTCCTCGCGATGCGTTTAGCGTCCAGCAGGTTTATTCTCAGGTTGAGGAGGCTTGGACAGATGGGTTTTGGCGGTATCTGACACAGCGTAATATTGATTTTCTCCGCACTCAGGTTGCTCCGTTGTTGCGGTTTGTGGCAGGGGTGGATGTGGCTGAGGCGACGTTTACGAATAAGGTGGAACGGTTGAAGCTGGAAATTCTCACGGATGAGGCAAAACCGGGGACGTTGGAATCCATCGCGGAGGATGTGAGTCGGTTGCCGGATTTTGTATTTGAGGACTCCCAGCGTCAGGATTCGGCGAATTTTTGCTTGTCGCATCGACTGCGGACGGCGACACCCCAACAGTTGAATCGGGTTATTGCGGATTTGGCGAGTCAGATGAAAAATCGCCGTCAGCGTCCCAGTTCGTTTGTTGAGATTGACTTGGCAGACCGGATTGCTACTAGTGGTTATATTACGTTGGGTGAGGGGGGAGAGCAAGTTTACGTTGAGGAATATCGCCAACGGGTTGAGGGGAAGGTGTTGGAGATTGTGGAGAATCACCCGACGATTGCAGCAATTCGGAATGGGGAAGCGGTGACGGACTTGCAACTGGTGGCGTTGGAGAGGACGCTGCGGCAAGAATTGGGTGGGGGGAACGTGCAGTTGTCGGAGTCGAATATTCGCAAGGCGTTTAATTTGAAGGTAAATAGTTTGCTGGCGTTTTTGCGGGAGTTGATGGAGATTGAGGCATTGCCGGATTATCAGGAGGTGGTGAGGCGGAATTTTGAGGAGTTTATTGCCCAGCGCCAGTTTAATGCGAATCAGATTCGGTTTTTACGGGCGGTGCAGAATGTGTTTTTGAAGAATCGGCGGTTGGAGGTGGCAGATTTGTATGAGGAACCGTTGGACAGGTTTGGGGAGGATGCGGTAGAGCGATGGTTTACAGAGGAGGAAGTGGATGAGTTAATTGAGTTTACGGGGCAGTTTGCGGCTTAG
- the kaiB gene encoding circadian clock protein KaiB has protein sequence MSPLKKTYILKLYVAGNTPNSVRALKTLNDILEQEFQGVYALKVIDVLKNPQLAEEDKILATPTLAKILPPPVRKIIGDLSDREKVLIGLDLLYDELREEEERD, from the coding sequence ATGAGTCCGCTCAAAAAAACTTACATTCTTAAGTTATATGTAGCTGGAAATACCCCCAACTCAGTCCGCGCCCTCAAAACACTCAATGATATCCTTGAACAGGAGTTTCAAGGTGTGTACGCGCTTAAAGTGATTGATGTTTTAAAAAACCCTCAACTCGCAGAAGAAGATAAAATTTTGGCGACCCCAACCTTGGCTAAAATCTTACCGCCCCCCGTCCGTAAAATTATTGGCGACCTATCCGATCGGGAGAAGGTATTGATCGGACTCGATCTCCTGTACGATGAACTCCGCGAAGAAGAGGAGCGAGACTGA
- the tnpA gene encoding IS200/IS605 family transposase, which yields MALWRLYYHLVWATKERQPLIDSDREAKLYHYLMGKADYLGCIVHACGGVEDHIHLVVSIPPKLSIAEFVKTLKGSSAHHLNNPLSADDNKFGWQEGYGVFSLGSKQLEQAVNYANNQKIHHSQGTAIASLEYITDLDDPPLRA from the coding sequence ATGGCTCTCTGGCGGTTGTATTATCATTTGGTTTGGGCAACGAAAGAGCGTCAACCTTTGATTGATTCTGATAGAGAGGCTAAACTTTATCATTATCTAATGGGCAAGGCTGACTATCTGGGGTGTATTGTTCATGCTTGTGGGGGTGTAGAAGATCATATTCATCTGGTTGTTTCTATTCCTCCCAAGTTATCAATTGCTGAGTTTGTTAAAACTTTAAAGGGAAGTAGCGCCCATCATCTGAATAACCCTTTATCTGCTGACGATAATAAGTTTGGTTGGCAAGAAGGATACGGTGTATTCTCTCTGGGTAGCAAGCAGCTAGAACAAGCCGTGAATTATGCCAATAATCAAAAAATTCATCATTCACAGGGAACAGCGATCGCATCGTTAGAATATATCACTGATTTAGATGACCCTCCCTTACGTGCATGA